From Paenibacillus sp. FSL H8-0537:
ATGCGGATCAGAGCACCTTTGTCCATGTGAAGCTGATCGGTTATCAGGATACGCTGTATGCCAGCAAAAATCGTCAATATTATTACAAGAGCTACATTATTGGTAATGTGGACTTTATTTACGGAGACGCACAGGCGTTGTTTAATGATTCGGATATCGTCTTCCGATATCATCCCATGAGGAACAGCGGCTACGTAACCGCTCCGAGAACGGCTGCCGACAAGTCATACGGTTATATTTTCAACAATAGCCGAATTATTGCCGAGGAAGGAGCCTCCGGCACGAAATATTTACTCGCGCGGCCTTGGGGACCGGATGGTGCCGCAACATTCATCAATATGTATATGAGCGGGATTGTGAACAAGCAAGCGCCGTATACAGATATGAGCGGCAACCTGGCGGTAAAGGCGCGCTTCAATGAATACTACACCTATGGAGACGGCTTCGCGATTCATAGCGGACGGCCACAAATTTCAAAGATCCAGGCGGAGAAGATGCTCACGCCCTCCTTCCTTGGGTGGGACCCTTATGAGACGGTTATTGCTAGATCACAAGGCGACTATGTTGGGAATAGGACAACCGTCGCTGAGGAGAAGTTCGTCGAGTCCACCTATGTGTTTGACAAAGCTAGCCCCGACTCCTCCGATGATACCGGACTTGGCCGCTATGCTCTGGAGGGCTACGCAGCGTCTAGGCAGGTAACGGGCGGCGGGCTGCTGCTGGAGACATCGGCGAACTACCATAAGGTTGCAACACCTGAGCAATTTCTAAGCGCGCTCGCCGGGGCAAAGGACACAGGTAAGGCAGCAGTCATTGAACTGCTCGGCGATATTGCGCTTGGTTCCGAGGAAATCGGGGATGCGATTACGAAATACGGCAGACTCATTCAGCCGGCCCAGCATCAACCGCTGCTGCATCCGAAGCTGAAAAAGTCTGGTATTTCTACGCTCCGGCTTGAGGGCTTGAGCGGTCTTACGATTTTCTCCCAGAACGGAGCAAAGCTGACTCACGTAAAAATAGAAATCAACGGCTCAAGCAATATCATCATTCGGAATTTAGTGTTCGACGAGTTGTGGGAGTGGGACGAGCAGACGGGCGGCGACTATGACCGCAATGATTGGGATTATATTACTGTCCAGGAAGGCAGTACAGGCATCTGGATCGATCATAGCACCTTCTATAAAGCGTATGACGGCATCGTTGACATAAAAAAAGCCACAGACACAGATACAACCGATGTTACGATTTCGTGGAGTCGGTTTCTACCTGAAAGCGAAGGCTCGTTCTTCCATGATATGATGGAACTGCTAGAGGCCAATCCGGAGCAATACCCTTATTACAATAAGCTGCTGACCGAGTTCGGCATGACCAAGGAGCAAGCACGCTCCTTTGCAGCGGCGCAGAAGAAAACTCATCTAATCGGCGCTTCGGATACGGAGGCCAATCAAAAGAATTTAAGAATTACGCTGGCCAACAACTATTACCTTAACTCTATGGACCGGATTCCACGGCTCCGTGCAGGCTCCGGCCATGTATACAACACAATTATGGATGCGTCCGCGCTGCTGGCGCTACGCCAGTCGCTTGCGAACGAACAGGCGCAACCAAAGGTCGTCAGCAACGGCGCAATTTCGACCGTAGGAGCTTCTCTGCTGATTGAGAATTCCGATATTCGCGGTATTGTCAAAGCGCTGCTAAGCGGCAATGGGGCGAGTCCAGCCGGTTATATAGGCGCTGTCGACACGTTATACACCCTAAATGGGATTCCAGCAAGCTTGATGGTAACTGATGAGTCCCAGGCCAGACTTACGCTGGATGCGACCGCATTTAAGAGCAAGCTTCCTTATCATTATCAGCTGTATGAAGCAGAGCAACTGGACAGACTGGTGCTTCCGTATGCAGGAGCTGGCAAGCTGAAGCTGCTGCCGGTGCAGTGGGCGAAAACCTCCTACAACGATTCCTCTGATCCGACCCAGCCGACTACGCCGTCGTCAGGCGGAGGCCAACACGGAAATGATCAAGGAAACGGCAGCAGCAATACATCCGTCGGCACGAGCAGCGGCGTCGAGCAGCCATCCATCGCTCAGGTCAAGGCCGCTTTCGAGAAGCTGAGCGACGCAGAGCAGCAGAAGCTGGCGACCTCTATAGAGGAATTTCTGCCGTATACCTGGTCCTCCGAGCAGGGGTTAACGATCAAGCTACTTGCCTCGTTGACGAATCATGCGTTTACGAACGAGGAGCTGGCGATCATTGCCGCGAATCCGGTAGAAGCGCTGAAGGCGCTGGGTATCCATATTGAAGGCCGCTATCGCGTGCTCAAGCTCCCGTCCTCAACGAGCGCCAGCTTCAAAGACGCAGATGATCGACATTGGGCGTTAGCCTCTATCCGTGAGGCCGCTAGGCTTGGCTTAGTAAGCGGCATGCCAAATGGCACGATTGCTCCGAACCAGCCGCTCCGGACAGCGGATGCTTTCACCTTCTTGGACCGCGTGTTTATGAAAAGCGGTCTGGTCGCTAGCTCGCTGCCAAGAAGTACGGTCGAGCGGTACGTAACAGATAAATCGCACTGGTCCTTCTACGCCACGGCCTCGATCGGCGCAAAGCTCAGCGAGCAGACGCTGAGGGCTGCCAGCAGTCTGGGAGAGGAGCCGATCACCAGAGAGCTGCTTGCGCAGGTGATCTACGAAACGACCAGAGGCAGTCTTGACCCTGTCAGAGATGCGCAGACATTTGCCGACATTGCTAGCTCGCCATACCGGGAAGGCATTGAATATTCCGTGAGGGTGGGAGTGCTTTACGGCGTCTCTGCGTCGACAATGGAGCCTGACCGAGCGCTGACAAGAGCTGAGATGATTGCGATTATAGTCAGACTAAGCGAGCGGCTGTCATAACCCCCAAGAAGGCATCTGCCCTTCAAACTAATTTAAAGGTACAACTACTCAAGAAGCAGGAGTAGGTTGTACCTTTTTCTTTCTCTCTAAGAAATGGATTTTTTTGTGCAAAACCAAAATATACATAATCATCTGATGAAAATAATACAACGCTTACCAGCGGGCCTGGAAGCGGATGGAACAAAGAAGTGTTTATTGGAATAAACGAGCATTCTCAAAAGGAGTCATGAAAAGCCCGTTGCTCCTTTATGCGGGGAAGAGGCCGGCTACAAGACGGAATCATCGGTGGAGTCGTTGGCGGATACTGCTGTTCTTTTCTGGCAAGACTATCTTTTTAGCATAATTGCAGCTTTTGGAATAGGAAGTTAGCGATAAAGGATGGAGGAGAGTTCATGGGAGGCGCAGGCGGAAAGCTTGGGAGCGGTTTTAGAGCGTGGCTTCTGCGCTGCATCCAGCTGCCGGCAGATGCTTGGCAATACGCGGTTGGCAAGTGGCATAGCTTTGGCGAGTCGCAAAAAATGGCTGCAGAAGCGCACCCGCTTGTTATGCAGCCTGCAATCGTCTCTAGACTTGCAGCCTCATGGACGCAGCTTGAGCTGGAGCAGAAGCAGGAAGCTGGTAGCTCCAATGCTAACGCTAATGGCAATTTTGAAGCTGCCGAGAGCACGGCTGTTGCTACGGCTACGGTTGTGGGCTCAGCCGATCATTTGCTGCTTGCCACGATCCGAGCAGACGCTGTTCATCTGAACCGCAACAATGTGACGAGAACGGAAGCTTATTTGGCGATTTATGAACGTTGGCCGGAGCTGCACTGGGCGCTGCTTGCCCATTTGGTTTCACGCAATGGCGGCTGGAATATGACCGATTTACAAGGGGAGTGGCTGCCTTACTTACTGGGCCGATCCGCCCGCGAGGCTGTATTCCGCTTTTTGGAGCGCGCGAATGCGTTGATCTTTCAGGATGCTTATCCGCAGCTGCTGCTGTATGAGGCAAGCTGCAAGGCGGGGCGTCCTTTGTTTCATTTGCTGCCGCAGTTGGGTGTGTCACGCTTTATGGTTCCGGTTTGGCAAATGTTTTGGGAGAGCGGCGATTCCGCCGTTTTGACGGTTGCACTTATTGTAAATGAGCAAAATTACATTGAAAACCGAATTGTTCAGCATCCTTTTTTCCGCAAGGAGGTGCTGGATACGGTTTTTTTCGGCTTGCAGTCATTATTGCAGCTTAATGCGGTTCTGTTTTGCTATCGGTCCGGGGGGGAGGAAATGAAGCTGGCGGGGCTTGTTTTGGAAAGCTTCGACAATCTGAAGGAACGAATCGAGTTTGGCAAACGGCTGTATGCGCTGCTTTTCGCTGTGCCGGAGGTGCATGGCGGTGCCTTTGCTTTCGCGCAGGCCATCCGTCACACGGGTTCACGTGCGGATTATGCCTCTCATTTGTTTGCAGCGATCAGGCGTGATCCGCCAAAAAGGCCTTACAAGGAGCGGTTATCGGGGAGACGGCTTGCACCTAGTGCAGCTCCATTATTCAGCCCGGAGCTAAGCAGCGTCTGGCCAGATCGGGAGGTTGAGGCGCCTGAGCCTGGCGATTGGTTCCGGCAGGCTGCACAGGTGCTTCCCTATTTTCAAAAGCTGCCGCTGCCGCATTCTTTTGAAATGACCAATGAATACAGCCTGCTGCTGAACAAAATTGAACTGGCTGTGCTGGCTTCTCAGCAGTGGAAGCCATAATCCATCGTGTGAACGAATGGTACAGCCAATGGAGCAAGCCGTTTAGTTCATAGGATCGTCAGCATTCTGCTCTACTATTATCCTTATTCCACCAAAGCGGCCAAGGAGATGCTTTTATCTACAACACGCTGTTATACGTCGAAAATAGCGGCTACCTGTTCGCCAAAACGGGCAGTGTCTACGCTGCCGATATTAGTGCTGTATCCGTTTTTGCAGAAGTATTTTGAGAAGGGCGTTATGATCGGTTCGATCAAAGGGTATAAGCGGGGGACCACTGCGGCAGGCTGCTGCTCGGTGGTCCTTTTGCCTGTTATCCCCTTAGCTCAGAAGATGGAGTTCAAATCAGCCATAACGAACCAGATGGCTGATTTTCATTTGTATACGAATCATTTTTTTAATTCTCTATCTGGAATATTTTTTTAGATATAAGAAAAAGATAATGAGGGAAATTGTGTTTTTAAAGGAGGGAGTATACCTATGAAAATAAACAATAAAATTGCCATTTTGCTAGTGCTAAGTTTAAGTTTTCTGATCCTCGGTTGCAGGGCGGACTCCAGCCGACAGATCAATCAACAAAGTGTCAAGTTCCATATCACGGAAAATCAAAATGCCAAACCTGTCATATTTATCTTGGTTGATTCTTTAATGGACAAGCCTTTGCAAGAGGCGATTCAAGAAGGCCGTGCACCCGCAATGCAATATCTCCTTAAAAACGGGCAATATTTCCCGCAGGTTGTGAGTTCATTTCCCACGATGTCCGTGACGGTCGACAGCACATTATTAACGGGAACGTACGCAGACCAACATCATGTGCCCGGACTTGTGTGGTACAGCGACAAAGAGAAACGCATGATTTTCTACGGAAATGGTGCCAAAGAGGCGTTGAAGATAGATCAGCTGCAAGTATTTATGGAAGCTGTTTATCAGTTAAACCAAGTTCACTTGAGCAAAAAAACGAAAACGATTCATGAAGAGTTGGCCGACAAAGGAAAAGAATCCGCGTCAATCAATGCTCTTGTTTTTAGAGGGAGAACGGAGCATGTCTTAAACGTGCCTCGCTTCATAACGTACAGAAACCGTGTGCCAGAACAATTGATAGTAACAGGACCTAAATGGTTTTCCTATGCAGCTCTTGCACAACTGGATCCGAACAATAGCTGGAATACTCTTTTGTGGAAAAAATACGGGATGAATAATGAGTTTTCCGCTCAAGACACTGCTTTTCTGATTAATCAAAAAAAACTTCCAAACGTAACCATCGCATACTTTCCGGAGAATGATCATTCGGTGCATAAAAAGGGCCCAGCTCAGTTGGGTGGAATTGAAAAAGCGGATCAAGCGCTGCAAGTCGTGCTTAACGCATACGGTTCGTGGGAGCAGGCTGTAAAAAATGCTATATGGATCGTCATGGGTGACAGTGCGCAAACCGCTGTTTATAATGATCGGCAGGCAGCAACTGTTGAATTGATGCCGCTTTTGAACGATTACCGCATCGCAAAATTAAATCAACCTGTAAAAACCGAGGACCAAATTGTGATTTCCACTAATGAACGGATGGCTTATGTCTATGCGATTGATGCAAAAGTGGAGTTGTCCGATGTCGTGAAGCTTTTGCAAAATGAGGACAAACTCGATATCATTGCAAGGAAAGACGATAAAAATATCCTTGTTACATCGGGGAAAAATGGTAACACTTTTTCTTATCGTCCCGGAGGAAACCTCAGCGATGAATATGGGCAGTCGTGGACATTATCGGGCGAACCGGGAAACCTTGTGGATATTACGATAAATAATAACCGGATCAAGTATGGAATATATCCTGACGTTTTGGCGAGGTTATACGGGGCAATGCATTCTCATGAAGGAAGATACGTTGTCGTCACGGTCCAACCCGGATATGAACTCGTCAGTGAAAGTTCCACTACCCACATCGGAGGGGGATCTCATGGTTCACTGCATGAAAAAGATTCCCTTGTCCCATTAATCATTTCCGGAACGAATACACGGCCCAAAACAC
This genomic window contains:
- a CDS encoding pectinesterase family protein; translation: MVNRLWNVCRKWTALTLAGAMLLAAVPLPAAASDMKEWEEAVSLGTLSEPEISSASEEVELKSWAQKDFSLQIGNVIVNVTGALSAESASSLTIPTGLVHYAKSESASISLDLSGNELDDSDLTNLSTAVVSKLAIVPGTNELVATFADQSTYPVEYRVHVKDQSVFETPSSSSDYSFDLVAGDHAGALGSPPDVKVQQAMPAEIDPDNTLTVAPQGQRLIVGHTNGNANIGSLSGISYYVFDAREDAATIEADIQIKSVGNSSNKGVFFGMFDSGNSISRIATIGMRGNKTLRNVYSKSGSPNTPSAGSMNLTYQIGDTIRMVNQKQAGGWYSEATLSKQTYSALIEYRNIALDGGEEERLKYGFAFSDVEAVIRNLVFKDEQGNVLYDQNDAYAAIGDAPKATGIAQPVLSEDRTQISLSWNGDTPSADDDAAYVVEMSTDGGATYKIIADQLKDKFYMATVEASGFYQFKVYGIAGAIRTEPVISATVAVVEPLAAPVATIESGDGKLTLHWNSVNEAATYAIYRRSSDQSEYALLAKELMATTYTDTDVINEMPYYYYVVANSAINSSNGSVPVLSVPSAGHTGEYVYEDAAAELFITKKSYDTVFADKATLEGVVDRSGTLRLLVNSVEQEQLKLNPKEAFGFRALLMQGRNDVTLLFTDQSGNTTRSSFNFVYLTHYDAIVDAAYQGLQGGLSEEQPGVKLYSTVQAAVDAVPADNSERTVILIKEGSYDEHLRISAPNISLIGEDRDQVNINFYDPVLSPEGGSTADRNAVYILESAANFSAENLTFENTYRYLGDGSKSNESADALRVDADQSTFVHVKLIGYQDTLYASKNRQYYYKSYIIGNVDFIYGDAQALFNDSDIVFRYHPMRNSGYVTAPRTAADKSYGYIFNNSRIIAEEGASGTKYLLARPWGPDGAATFINMYMSGIVNKQAPYTDMSGNLAVKARFNEYYTYGDGFAIHSGRPQISKIQAEKMLTPSFLGWDPYETVIARSQGDYVGNRTTVAEEKFVESTYVFDKASPDSSDDTGLGRYALEGYAASRQVTGGGLLLETSANYHKVATPEQFLSALAGAKDTGKAAVIELLGDIALGSEEIGDAITKYGRLIQPAQHQPLLHPKLKKSGISTLRLEGLSGLTIFSQNGAKLTHVKIEINGSSNIIIRNLVFDELWEWDEQTGGDYDRNDWDYITVQEGSTGIWIDHSTFYKAYDGIVDIKKATDTDTTDVTISWSRFLPESEGSFFHDMMELLEANPEQYPYYNKLLTEFGMTKEQARSFAAAQKKTHLIGASDTEANQKNLRITLANNYYLNSMDRIPRLRAGSGHVYNTIMDASALLALRQSLANEQAQPKVVSNGAISTVGASLLIENSDIRGIVKALLSGNGASPAGYIGAVDTLYTLNGIPASLMVTDESQARLTLDATAFKSKLPYHYQLYEAEQLDRLVLPYAGAGKLKLLPVQWAKTSYNDSSDPTQPTTPSSGGGQHGNDQGNGSSNTSVGTSSGVEQPSIAQVKAAFEKLSDAEQQKLATSIEEFLPYTWSSEQGLTIKLLASLTNHAFTNEELAIIAANPVEALKALGIHIEGRYRVLKLPSSTSASFKDADDRHWALASIREAARLGLVSGMPNGTIAPNQPLRTADAFTFLDRVFMKSGLVASSLPRSTVERYVTDKSHWSFYATASIGAKLSEQTLRAASSLGEEPITRELLAQVIYETTRGSLDPVRDAQTFADIASSPYREGIEYSVRVGVLYGVSASTMEPDRALTRAEMIAIIVRLSERLS
- a CDS encoding alkaline phosphatase family protein, with product MKINNKIAILLVLSLSFLILGCRADSSRQINQQSVKFHITENQNAKPVIFILVDSLMDKPLQEAIQEGRAPAMQYLLKNGQYFPQVVSSFPTMSVTVDSTLLTGTYADQHHVPGLVWYSDKEKRMIFYGNGAKEALKIDQLQVFMEAVYQLNQVHLSKKTKTIHEELADKGKESASINALVFRGRTEHVLNVPRFITYRNRVPEQLIVTGPKWFSYAALAQLDPNNSWNTLLWKKYGMNNEFSAQDTAFLINQKKLPNVTIAYFPENDHSVHKKGPAQLGGIEKADQALQVVLNAYGSWEQAVKNAIWIVMGDSAQTAVYNDRQAATVELMPLLNDYRIAKLNQPVKTEDQIVISTNERMAYVYAIDAKVELSDVVKLLQNEDKLDIIARKDDKNILVTSGKNGNTFSYRPGGNLSDEYGQSWTLSGEPGNLVDITINNNRIKYGIYPDVLARLYGAMHSHEGRYVVVTVQPGYELVSESSTTHIGGGSHGSLHEKDSLVPLIISGTNTRPKTLRIVDIKDWILQLVNG
- a CDS encoding DUF2515 domain-containing protein — translated: MGGAGGKLGSGFRAWLLRCIQLPADAWQYAVGKWHSFGESQKMAAEAHPLVMQPAIVSRLAASWTQLELEQKQEAGSSNANANGNFEAAESTAVATATVVGSADHLLLATIRADAVHLNRNNVTRTEAYLAIYERWPELHWALLAHLVSRNGGWNMTDLQGEWLPYLLGRSAREAVFRFLERANALIFQDAYPQLLLYEASCKAGRPLFHLLPQLGVSRFMVPVWQMFWESGDSAVLTVALIVNEQNYIENRIVQHPFFRKEVLDTVFFGLQSLLQLNAVLFCYRSGGEEMKLAGLVLESFDNLKERIEFGKRLYALLFAVPEVHGGAFAFAQAIRHTGSRADYASHLFAAIRRDPPKRPYKERLSGRRLAPSAAPLFSPELSSVWPDREVEAPEPGDWFRQAAQVLPYFQKLPLPHSFEMTNEYSLLLNKIELAVLASQQWKP